The Salvia splendens isolate huo1 chromosome 21, SspV2, whole genome shotgun sequence genome includes a window with the following:
- the LOC121784596 gene encoding 8-hydroxygeraniol dehydrogenase-like, whose translation MAKSHETEHPVKAFGLAATDSSGHLSPFQFSRRATGDEDVQFKVLYCGICHSDLHYLKNEWGISQYPLVPGHEIVGVVTEVGKKVEKVKVGDKVGVGCMVGSCRSCESCKDDLENYCPKIIPTYSAPYSDGTVTYGGYSDIMIADEHFIVRIPENMPLDSAAPLLCAGITTYSPMRYFGLDKPGMHIGVVGLGGLGHVAVKFAKAFGAKVTVISTSPNKKEEALSNLGADSFLISKNDDEMQGAMGTMDGIVDTVSAYHPLMPLIGLLKAHGKLIMLGAPDKPLDLPIFPLLAGRKMISGSGIGGMKETQEMIDFAAKHHIKADIELISADYVNSALERLAKADVKYRFVIDVANTLKQA comes from the exons ATGGCAAAATCACACGAAACAGAGCATCCTGTGAAGGCCTTTGGATTGGCTGCCACAGACTCATCTGGCCATCTTTCTCCTTTTCAATTCTCCAGAAG GGCTACTGGCGACGAAGACGTACAGTTCAAAGTGTTATATTGTGGGATCTGCCACTCCGATCTTCATTACCTCAAGAACGAATGGGGCATCTCCCAGTATCCTCTTGTTCCCGG GCATGAGATTGTGGGAGTAGTAACAGAGGTTGGGAAGAAGGTGGAGAAGGTGAAAGTAGGAGACAAAGTTGGTGTAGGATGCATGGTCGGATCGTGTCGATCATGCGAGAGCTGCAAAGATGATCTTGAGAATTACTGCCCCAAGATCATCCCCACTTACAGTGCACCTTACTCTGATGGAACCGTCACATATGGTGGTTACTCTGATATCATGATTGCCGACGAGCATTTCATTGTTCGTATCCCTGAAAACATGCCACTGGATTCCGCTGCACCTCTGCTATGTGCAGGAATCACCACCTACAGCCCCATGAGATACTTTGGATTGGACAAACCTGGAATGCACATCGGAGTTGTGGGTTTGGGTGGACTCGGCCATGTTGCCGTTAAATTTGCCAAGGCCTTCGGTGCTAAGGTCACCGTCATTAGCACCTCTCCTAACAAAAAGGAGGAAGCACTCTCAAACTTGGGTGCCGATTCTTTCTTGATTAGTAAAAATGATGATGAAATGCAG GGTGCTATGGGAACAATGGACGGTATTGTGGATACTGTATCGGCTTATCATCCTTTGATGCCACTCATTGGCCTACTCAAGGCTCACGGCAAGCTTATAATGCTTGGTGCCCCGGATAAGCCTCTTGATCTACCCATCTTTCCTCTCCTTGCAG GGAGAAAGATGATTTCTGGGAGTGGGATTGGAGGCATGAAAGAGACTCAAGAAATGATTGATTTCGCGGCCAAGCATCATATAAAGGCAGATATTGAACTAATTTCAGCCGACTATGTTAACAGCGCGTTGGAGCGTTTGGCCAAAGCTGATGTGAAGTATCGGTTTGTGATAGATGTTGCCAACACCCTCAAACAAGCTTGA
- the LOC121784598 gene encoding 8-hydroxygeraniol dehydrogenase-like yields MAKSYETEHPVKAFGLAATDSSGHLSPFKFSRRATGDDDVQFRVLYCGICHTDLHQLKNEFGVTPYPIVPGHEIVGVVTEVGKKVEKVKVGDGVGVGCMVGSCRSCESCHEDLENYCPKVIPTYAAPYHDGTITYGGYSDIMVADEHFIVRIPDNMPLDAAAPLLCAGITTYSPMRYFGLDKPGMHIGVVGLGGLGHVAVKFAKAFGCKVTVISTSFSKKDEALSHLGADSFLISKDANEMQGAMGTMDGIIDTVSAHHALMPLIGLLKAHGNLIMLGAPNKPLELPVLPLLTGRKMISGSGIGGMKETQEMIDFAAKHNIKADIELISANYVNTALERLTIADVKYRFVIDVANTLKQS; encoded by the exons ATGGCGAAATCATATGAAACAGAGCATCCTGTGAAAGCCTTTGGATTGGCTGCTACAGACTCATCTGGCCATCTCTCCCCTTTCAAATTCTCCAGAAG GGCAACTGGTGATGACGACGTGCAATTCAGAGTGTTGTATTGTGGGATCTGCCACACCGATCTTCATCAACTCAAGAACGAGTTTGGTGTCACTCCATATCCGATAGTTCCTGG GCATGAGATTGTAGGTGTGGTAACAGAGGTGGGAAAGAAGGTTGAGAAGGTCAAAGTCGGAGACGGAGTTGGTGTGGGATGCATGGTTGGATCCTGTCGATCGTGCGAGAGCTGCCATGAAGATCTTGAGAATTACTGCCCCAAGGTCATCCCCACTTACGCTGCTCCCTACCACGATGGCACCATCACCTATGGTGGTTATTCCGATATCATGGTTGCTGACGAGCATTTCATTGTTCGTATTCCCGACAACATGCCATTGGATGCAGCTGCTCCTCTTCTATGTGCTGGTATCACCACTTACAGCCCCATGAGATACTTTGGACTAGACAAGCCCGGGATGCACATTGGAGTTGTTGGTTTGGGCGGACTAGGCCATGTTGCTGTTAAATTTGCCAAGGCTTTCGGCTGCAAGGTCACAGTCATTAGCACTTCCTTCAGCAAAAAGGACGAAGCGCTTTCACATTTGGGCGCAGATTCATTCTTGATCAGTAAAGATGCTAATGAAATGCAG GGTGCTATGGGAACCATGGATGGTATAATTGATACAGTATCAGCACATCATGCCTTGATGCCACTCATTGGCCTCTTGAAGGCTCATGGAAATCTCATCATGCTTGGCGCCCCAAATAAGCCGCTTGAGCTACCGGTTCTTCCTCTACTCACAG GGAGAAAGATGATATCAGGGAGTGGGATTGGAGGAATGAAAGAGACACAAGAAATGATTGATTTTGCAGCAAAGCACAACATAAAGGCAGATATTGAACTAATTTCAGCAAACTATGTGAACACTGCTTTAGAGAGGCTGACCATAGCTGATGTGAAGTATCGGTTTGTGATAGATGTTGCCAACACTCTCAAACAATCTTGA